A genomic stretch from Petrimonas mucosa includes:
- a CDS encoding DUF6371 domain-containing protein produces MMYKPPYLQKYAGKSTRFTCPGCKTPHSFTRYLDGKTHQPIHPTVGRCNREIKCGYHYTPRQYFTDIKRQETHAPTTNQFDPWYPDLHSPSTQHATSESMISPSNFPQHGKPLARGSNHLTPQFISQPTAPQPLHHYPDPGALFLAPQPSQPKTPDYIPRKYLKRSLSYNSNFVRFLRKYFSDLQIAEAANNYLLGATTNKEVIFWQVDIHGKVRTGKIMKYNPQSGRRVKNGYGGINWVHHKLKKSNPSFSDFNLSQCYFGEHLLRLYPKKPVAIVEAEKTAVIASMIYHDYNWLAAGNLNGLNVEKSIVLRNKTVILYPDAGCYDRWLRKAEQINRELPLHLTVSAFLEHFATPKQTHHGYDLADYII; encoded by the coding sequence ATGATGTACAAGCCCCCCTATCTCCAGAAGTATGCCGGCAAGTCTACCCGCTTCACCTGCCCGGGCTGCAAGACTCCCCACAGCTTCACTCGATACCTCGATGGGAAGACCCATCAACCCATCCACCCCACCGTCGGCCGCTGCAACCGCGAAATCAAGTGTGGCTATCACTACACCCCCCGGCAATACTTCACAGATATCAAACGCCAGGAAACCCATGCCCCAACCACAAATCAATTCGACCCCTGGTACCCGGATCTCCATTCTCCCTCAACTCAACATGCCACTTCTGAATCCATGATATCACCTTCAAATTTTCCTCAACACGGTAAACCTTTGGCCAGGGGTTCCAATCACCTTACTCCACAATTCATAAGCCAACCAACCGCTCCTCAACCTTTACACCATTACCCGGATCCCGGTGCACTCTTTCTTGCACCTCAACCCTCCCAACCCAAAACTCCTGATTATATTCCTCGCAAATACCTGAAACGCTCCCTCTCCTACAACTCTAACTTTGTCCGGTTCCTCCGCAAATATTTTTCCGATCTTCAGATTGCCGAGGCAGCCAACAACTACCTGCTGGGTGCCACGACAAATAAGGAAGTGATATTCTGGCAGGTCGATATCCATGGGAAAGTCCGTACCGGTAAGATCATGAAGTACAACCCGCAGTCCGGCCGACGAGTAAAAAATGGATATGGTGGCATCAACTGGGTCCACCACAAGCTGAAGAAATCCAACCCCTCATTCTCCGACTTTAACCTCTCTCAGTGCTACTTTGGCGAACACCTCCTCCGTCTCTATCCCAAGAAACCGGTAGCAATCGTTGAGGCAGAGAAAACCGCGGTGATCGCAAGCATGATCTACCACGATTATAATTGGCTTGCAGCCGGAAACCTCAACGGCCTCAACGTCGAAAAATCAATAGTCCTCCGCAACAAAACCGTCATCCTCTATCCCGATGCCGGCTGCTACGACCGATGGCTCCGGAAAGCAGAACAGATCAACCGCGAGCTCCCCCTCCACCTCACTGTCTCTGCCTTCCTGGAGCATTTCGCAACCCCCAAGCAAACCCACCACGGCTACGACCTTGCCGACTACATCATTTAA